The following coding sequences lie in one Saccharopolyspora hordei genomic window:
- a CDS encoding MBL fold metallo-hydrolase, translated as MQITHFGHSCVLVETGSARLLIDPGTFSSDFEGLRDLDAVLITHQHPDHLDLDRLPALLEANPGARLVVDPGSAGPVESKGLEATTARAGDALELGGTSVTVVGGRHAVIHPDIPVVDNIGYLVEGGAFYHPGDSFFVPDQRVDVLGLPTGAPWLKLSEAVDFLRAVAPRTAVPIHEAVLARPQMHYRMFEQLKPERTTVHVLTRGTAAEV; from the coding sequence GTGCAGATCACCCACTTCGGACACTCGTGCGTGCTGGTCGAGACCGGTTCGGCGCGGTTGCTGATCGACCCGGGGACGTTCTCCTCGGACTTCGAGGGCCTGCGCGACCTGGACGCCGTGCTCATCACCCACCAGCACCCCGACCACCTCGACCTGGACCGGCTGCCCGCGCTGCTCGAGGCCAACCCGGGCGCCCGGCTCGTGGTCGACCCCGGTTCCGCGGGGCCGGTGGAGTCGAAGGGCCTGGAGGCGACCACCGCGCGGGCCGGGGACGCGCTCGAGCTCGGCGGCACGTCGGTCACCGTCGTCGGCGGCCGGCACGCGGTGATCCACCCGGACATCCCGGTCGTCGACAACATCGGCTACCTCGTCGAGGGCGGTGCCTTCTACCACCCCGGCGACTCGTTCTTCGTGCCCGACCAGCGGGTCGACGTGCTCGGCCTGCCCACCGGGGCGCCGTGGCTGAAGCTCTCCGAAGCGGTCGACTTCCTCCGCGCGGTGGCCCCGCGCACCGCGGTGCCGATCCACGAGGCCGTGCTGGCCCGGCCGCAGATGCACTACCGGATGTTCGAGCAGCTCAAGCCGGAGCGCACCACCGTCCACGTCCTCACCCGGGGGACCGCGGCCGAGGTCTGA
- the purS gene encoding phosphoribosylformylglycinamidine synthase subunit PurS: protein MARVVVDVMPKQEILDPQGQAVANALPRLGFTGVTEVRQGKRFELEVADDVDDDTLAKIAETLLANPVIEDWTVRRVEA, encoded by the coding sequence GTGGCCCGAGTCGTTGTCGACGTCATGCCGAAGCAGGAGATCCTCGACCCGCAAGGGCAGGCGGTGGCCAATGCGCTGCCGCGGCTCGGGTTCACCGGGGTGACCGAAGTCCGCCAGGGGAAGCGTTTCGAGCTGGAGGTCGCCGACGACGTCGACGACGACACGCTCGCCAAGATCGCCGAGACCCTCCTGGCCAACCCCGTCATCGAAGACTGGACCGTGCGCAGGGTCGAGGCGTGA
- the purQ gene encoding phosphoribosylformylglycinamidine synthase subunit PurQ, which translates to MSAKIGVITFPGTLDDVDAARAVRRAGAEPVALWHADRDLKGVDAVVVPGGFSYGDYLRCGAIAKFAPVMTEVVEAAGKGMPVLGVCNGFQVLCESGLLPGVLTRNAGLHYVCRDQWLKVENTSSAWTTRYDEGAELLIPIKHGEGNYMADEAVLDELEGEGRVLFRYAGENPNGSQRDIAGITDARGRVAGMMPHPEHAIDPLTGPTDDGLGMFLSVLDALVAA; encoded by the coding sequence ATGAGCGCGAAGATCGGCGTCATCACCTTCCCCGGCACCCTCGATGACGTCGACGCAGCCCGCGCGGTGCGTCGCGCCGGTGCCGAGCCGGTGGCCCTCTGGCACGCCGACCGCGACCTCAAGGGCGTGGACGCGGTGGTCGTCCCGGGCGGCTTCTCCTACGGCGACTACCTGCGCTGCGGCGCGATCGCGAAGTTCGCCCCGGTCATGACCGAGGTGGTCGAGGCCGCGGGCAAGGGCATGCCGGTGCTCGGCGTGTGCAACGGCTTCCAGGTCCTGTGCGAGTCCGGGCTGCTGCCCGGCGTGCTGACCCGCAACGCGGGCCTGCACTACGTCTGCCGCGACCAGTGGTTGAAGGTGGAGAACACCAGCAGCGCGTGGACCACCCGCTACGACGAGGGTGCCGAGCTGCTGATCCCGATCAAGCACGGCGAGGGCAACTACATGGCCGACGAGGCCGTGCTCGACGAGCTCGAGGGCGAGGGCCGGGTGCTGTTCCGCTACGCGGGGGAGAACCCGAACGGGTCGCAGCGCGACATCGCGGGCATCACCGACGCGCGCGGTCGGGTCGCGGGCATGATGCCGCACCCCGAGCACGCGATCGACCCGCTGACCGGCCCCACCGACGACGGCCTCGGCATGTTCCTGTCCGTTCTGGATGCACTGGTGGCAGCATGA
- the purL gene encoding phosphoribosylformylglycinamidine synthase subunit PurL: protein MNNPVNAAPGGLAVDTVDHAKSTPEVAQPYRELGLKDDEYARIRDILGRRPTDAELAMYSVMWSEHCSYKSSKVHLKYFGETTTEEMRQKMLAGIGENAGVVDIGDGWAVTFKLESHNHPSYVEPYQGAATGVGGIVRDIMAMGARPVAVADPLRFGPADAEDTKRVLPGVVAGVGGYGNCLGLPNIGGEVVFDECYSGNPLVNAMCVGVMKVDDLHLAHASGTGNKIILFGARTGLDGIGGVSVLASETFEGDESGAGRKKLPSVQVGDPFAEKVLIECCLELFHAGLVVGIQDLGGAGLSCATSELASAGDGGMRVDLDQVPLRAAGMTPAEILSSESQERMCAVVEPSNVDAFLEVCEKWDVTATVIGEVTDGDNLEIYWHGDLVVDVPPRTVAHEGPVYERPVERPAEQDLIVADSANTLARPSTPDELRETVLRMAASPNLCSRAWVTDQYDRYVRGNTVLAQPSDGGMLRIDEESGRGIAVSTDCNARYTRLDPYAGAQLALAEAYRNVATTGATPVAVTNCLNFGSPEDPGVMWQFQQAVRGLADGCRELGIPVTGGNVSFYNQTGQKAILPTPVVGVLGTIDDVTRRIPTGIGGEEGETLLLLGETREEFGGSEWARVVHDHLGGVPPKVDLAREKLLAEILVAGSRDGMVSAAHDLSEGGLAQALVETALIGECGARVVLPEGADPFVWLFSESAGRVLVAVPRTEETRFTDMCTARGLPWHKIGVADAGSDSLDIQDVADIPLTELREAWEGTLPELFG from the coding sequence ATGAACAACCCGGTGAACGCAGCTCCCGGCGGTCTGGCCGTCGACACCGTGGACCACGCGAAGTCCACGCCCGAGGTCGCCCAGCCCTACCGCGAACTGGGGCTCAAGGACGACGAGTACGCCCGCATCCGGGACATCCTGGGGCGTCGGCCCACCGACGCCGAGCTGGCCATGTACTCGGTCATGTGGAGCGAGCACTGCTCCTACAAGTCGTCGAAGGTGCACCTGAAGTACTTCGGTGAGACCACCACCGAGGAGATGCGCCAGAAGATGCTCGCGGGCATCGGCGAGAACGCGGGCGTGGTCGACATCGGCGACGGCTGGGCGGTGACGTTCAAGCTGGAGAGCCACAACCACCCGTCGTACGTCGAGCCCTACCAGGGTGCGGCGACCGGTGTCGGCGGCATCGTCCGCGACATCATGGCGATGGGCGCGCGCCCGGTGGCGGTGGCCGACCCGCTGCGGTTCGGCCCGGCCGACGCCGAGGACACCAAGCGGGTGCTGCCCGGCGTGGTCGCCGGCGTCGGCGGCTACGGCAACTGCCTGGGCCTGCCGAACATCGGCGGCGAGGTCGTCTTCGACGAGTGCTACAGCGGGAACCCGCTGGTCAACGCCATGTGCGTGGGCGTGATGAAGGTCGACGACCTGCACCTGGCGCACGCCAGCGGCACCGGCAACAAGATCATCCTGTTCGGTGCGCGCACCGGTCTGGACGGCATCGGCGGCGTGTCCGTGCTGGCCTCGGAGACCTTCGAGGGCGACGAGAGCGGCGCGGGTCGCAAGAAGCTGCCGAGCGTGCAGGTCGGGGACCCGTTCGCCGAGAAGGTGCTCATCGAGTGCTGCCTGGAGCTCTTCCACGCCGGCCTGGTCGTCGGCATCCAGGACCTCGGCGGGGCGGGCCTGTCCTGCGCCACCTCCGAGCTGGCCTCGGCCGGGGACGGCGGCATGCGGGTCGACCTGGACCAGGTGCCGCTGCGCGCCGCCGGCATGACGCCCGCGGAGATCCTCTCCAGCGAGTCGCAGGAGCGGATGTGCGCCGTGGTGGAACCGTCCAACGTGGACGCGTTCCTCGAGGTCTGCGAGAAGTGGGACGTCACCGCCACCGTCATCGGTGAGGTCACCGACGGCGACAACCTGGAGATCTACTGGCACGGCGACCTCGTGGTGGACGTGCCGCCGCGCACCGTCGCGCACGAGGGCCCGGTCTACGAGCGGCCGGTCGAGCGGCCCGCCGAGCAGGACCTGATCGTCGCGGACAGCGCGAACACGCTGGCCCGTCCGTCCACACCGGACGAACTGCGGGAGACCGTCCTGCGGATGGCGGCCTCGCCGAACCTGTGCTCCCGCGCGTGGGTCACCGACCAGTACGACCGCTACGTGCGCGGCAACACCGTGCTGGCGCAGCCCTCGGACGGCGGGATGCTGCGCATCGACGAGGAGTCCGGGCGCGGCATCGCGGTCTCCACCGACTGCAACGCCCGCTACACCCGGCTCGACCCGTACGCGGGCGCGCAGCTGGCGCTGGCCGAGGCCTACCGCAACGTGGCGACCACCGGTGCGACGCCGGTGGCGGTCACCAACTGCCTGAACTTCGGGTCTCCGGAGGACCCGGGCGTGATGTGGCAGTTCCAGCAGGCGGTGCGCGGTCTGGCCGACGGCTGCCGCGAGCTGGGCATCCCGGTGACCGGCGGCAACGTCAGCTTCTACAACCAGACCGGGCAGAAGGCGATCCTGCCGACCCCGGTGGTCGGCGTGCTCGGCACGATCGACGACGTCACCCGCCGCATCCCGACCGGCATCGGCGGCGAGGAGGGCGAGACGCTCCTGCTGCTCGGCGAGACCCGTGAGGAGTTCGGCGGTTCGGAGTGGGCCCGGGTGGTGCACGACCACCTCGGCGGGGTGCCGCCGAAGGTCGACCTGGCGCGGGAGAAGCTGCTGGCGGAGATCCTGGTCGCGGGGTCGCGTGACGGGATGGTCTCGGCAGCGCACGACCTGTCCGAGGGCGGCCTGGCGCAGGCGCTGGTGGAGACGGCGCTGATCGGCGAGTGCGGTGCCCGCGTGGTGCTGCCGGAGGGCGCGGACCCGTTCGTCTGGCTGTTCTCCGAGTCCGCGGGCCGGGTCCTGGTCGCGGTCCCGCGCACCGAGGAGACGCGCTTCACCGACATGTGCACGGCCCGCGGCCTGCCGTGGCACAAGATCGGTGTCGCCGACGCGGGGTCGGACTCGCTGGACATCCAGGACGTCGCGGACATCCCGCTGACCGAGCTCCGCGAAGCCTGGGAGGGCACCCTCCCCGAGCTCTTCGGCTGA
- a CDS encoding pentapeptide repeat-containing protein, with translation MGDRGIGLVATIVVAVTVLVGATVGLLVLDPRTTGADALRTGGLAAGSVVALHALWLNDRRRRTEEQRQAVERERYELENRRAELDRDRIADERFARAVELLGHETDQVRVGALHALAGLARNRPDHTQTVLDVLCSYLRRPFAHPRYGAELDSRAEQDEAERMLQVRLTAQRLVADLLPRADDADAPAYDLDLTGATLEYFDLSDRKVGTLVLRYGKLFSDNNFSRCAFHGPAWFTAAAVRPGRFRCDDAVFHQGAWFARAEFHGRTSFRRTRFTGQAGFDEARFTGSLSVEGAEFHAQADFRSARFEHDVHLAGATFRTDPLTDGATTDPDHDVTLPPTWRA, from the coding sequence ATGGGTGATCGCGGGATCGGCTTGGTGGCGACGATCGTCGTCGCGGTGACGGTGCTGGTCGGCGCCACGGTCGGACTGCTGGTCCTCGACCCGCGCACCACCGGCGCCGACGCGCTGCGCACCGGCGGGCTCGCCGCGGGCTCCGTCGTCGCGCTCCACGCGCTGTGGCTCAACGACCGCCGGCGCCGCACCGAGGAACAGCGGCAGGCCGTCGAGCGCGAGCGGTACGAGCTGGAGAACCGGCGGGCCGAGCTGGACCGGGACCGCATCGCCGACGAGCGGTTCGCCCGGGCGGTCGAGCTGCTCGGGCACGAGACCGACCAGGTGCGCGTCGGCGCGCTGCACGCCCTCGCCGGGCTCGCCCGCAACCGCCCCGACCACACCCAGACCGTGCTCGACGTGCTGTGCTCCTACCTGCGCCGCCCCTTCGCGCACCCGCGCTACGGCGCCGAGCTCGACTCCCGCGCCGAGCAGGACGAGGCCGAGCGGATGCTCCAGGTCCGGCTCACCGCGCAGCGGCTGGTGGCGGACCTGCTGCCGCGCGCCGACGACGCCGACGCCCCCGCCTACGACCTGGACCTGACCGGGGCGACGCTGGAGTACTTCGACCTCTCCGACCGGAAGGTCGGCACGCTGGTCCTGCGGTACGGGAAGCTGTTCAGCGACAACAACTTCAGCCGGTGCGCGTTCCACGGTCCGGCGTGGTTCACCGCCGCGGCGGTCCGGCCCGGCCGGTTCCGGTGCGACGACGCGGTGTTCCACCAGGGCGCCTGGTTCGCCCGCGCGGAGTTCCACGGCCGCACGAGCTTCCGCCGCACCCGCTTCACCGGCCAGGCCGGGTTCGACGAGGCCCGCTTCACCGGCAGCCTGTCGGTGGAAGGCGCCGAGTTCCACGCGCAGGCCGACTTCCGCTCAGCGCGCTTCGAGCACGACGTCCACCTCGCCGGCGCGACCTTCCGCACCGACCCCCTCACCGACGGCGCGACCACCGACCCCGACCACGACGTCACCCTCCCACCCACCTGGAGGGCGTGA
- a CDS encoding lysozyme, translating into MSSQTSTEPVTDTPMGSQIRKHEGGDEHAVPEVDPLATVPGMDVSSHQGNVDWQSWWNQGMKFAYVKATEGTGYTNPYFAQQYNGSYDVGMIRGAYHFALPDRSSGAAQANYFVDNGGGWSKDGKTLPGALDMEYNPYGDTCYGKSKSQMTAWIKDFSDTYHSRTGRWPVIYTSTSWWNQCVDGDFSSTNPLWVARYADSVGQLPHNWSVWTIWQYTSSPLDKNTFNGAYDRLQALANG; encoded by the coding sequence ATGAGCTCGCAGACCAGCACCGAACCGGTGACCGACACGCCGATGGGCTCCCAGATCCGCAAGCACGAGGGCGGTGACGAGCACGCCGTGCCCGAGGTGGACCCGCTGGCCACCGTGCCCGGCATGGACGTCAGCAGCCACCAGGGCAACGTGGACTGGCAGTCCTGGTGGAACCAGGGCATGAAGTTCGCCTACGTCAAGGCGACCGAGGGCACCGGCTACACGAACCCGTACTTCGCCCAGCAGTACAACGGCTCGTACGACGTGGGCATGATCCGCGGCGCCTACCACTTCGCGCTGCCGGACCGCTCGAGCGGCGCGGCGCAGGCGAACTACTTCGTGGACAACGGCGGCGGCTGGTCGAAGGACGGCAAGACCCTGCCCGGCGCGCTGGACATGGAGTACAACCCCTACGGCGACACCTGCTACGGCAAGTCCAAGAGCCAGATGACCGCCTGGATCAAGGACTTCAGCGACACCTACCACTCGCGCACCGGCCGCTGGCCCGTCATCTACACCAGCACCAGCTGGTGGAACCAGTGCGTGGACGGTGACTTCAGCTCGACCAACCCGCTGTGGGTGGCGCGCTACGCCGACTCGGTCGGCCAGCTGCCCCACAACTGGAGCGTGTGGACGATCTGGCAGTACACGTCCTCGCCGCTGGACAAGAACACCTTCAACGGCGCCTACGACCGCCTGCAGGCCCTGGCCAACGGCTGA
- a CDS encoding putative bifunctional diguanylate cyclase/phosphodiesterase produces MNRADRRRFAAAWAHALMGTSYVPMTSAEIQGRLHGYTDRLVDALLSDPFDTTPAREVGVDLIAVHFTSAESLARTVSLIGEEMLDVLRLESTPEWRSRVAGLQAALCSGFVQAARKRTLDEQEAIRQAVLDARDAVEQALRTSEARFRAIFAEAAIGIGIGDMDGRILEVNDSLIRIMGRSGDELRSMLVSDMMHPADPESVWRMYEELVRGERDQFRVEKQFSRPDGGTVWTEMIVSLVRDEDGLPLYQVALIEDVTDRLMLQERLRHQAMHDPLTRLPNRALFLERLTRVLRDHGPEDRVALCYMDLDGFKVINDSLGHHVGDDLLVAVADRLAAVVHGDDRLVARMGGDEFVILLQSSAGTDQAVEVADTVLDALNEPFRVGGHELSVGASIGIVERPVSGQTAAELMRDADVTLYWAKSDGKGRWALFDPERNATEVAQFHLSAKMPAALERGEFYVDYQPLVGLRDENVVGVEALVRWAHPELGRLGPDRFIGLAEETGLIVSLGRWVLREACRQAKHWQDQFGSTAPFVSVNLAVRQSRDPDLVGDVAAILAETGLEPSRLQLELTESAIMGTADEPLDALRALSQMGVRIAIDDFGTGYSNLAYLRHLPVHELKIAGSFMEGLRDAERADPVDARIVATLVDLAHALGLTVTAEGVETLAQARRMADIGCETGQGYLFAKPGSPEEITQFIADRLD; encoded by the coding sequence GTGAACCGAGCCGACCGACGCCGCTTCGCGGCGGCCTGGGCGCATGCCCTCATGGGGACCAGCTACGTGCCCATGACCAGCGCCGAGATCCAAGGACGCCTGCACGGCTACACCGACCGGCTGGTCGACGCGCTGCTCAGCGACCCGTTCGACACCACGCCCGCCCGCGAGGTCGGGGTCGACCTCATCGCGGTGCACTTCACCAGCGCCGAGTCGCTCGCCCGCACGGTCTCGCTCATCGGCGAGGAGATGCTGGACGTGCTCCGGCTGGAGAGCACGCCCGAGTGGCGCAGCCGGGTCGCCGGGCTGCAGGCCGCGCTGTGCTCGGGGTTCGTGCAGGCCGCGCGCAAGCGGACGCTGGACGAGCAGGAGGCCATCCGGCAGGCCGTGCTCGACGCCCGCGACGCGGTCGAACAAGCCCTGCGCACCAGCGAGGCGCGGTTCCGCGCCATCTTCGCCGAGGCCGCCATCGGCATCGGGATCGGCGACATGGACGGCCGGATCCTCGAGGTCAACGACTCGCTGATCCGCATCATGGGCCGTTCCGGCGACGAGCTGCGCAGCATGCTGGTGTCCGACATGATGCACCCGGCCGACCCGGAGAGCGTCTGGCGGATGTACGAGGAGCTGGTCCGCGGCGAACGCGACCAGTTCCGGGTGGAGAAGCAGTTCTCCCGCCCCGACGGCGGCACGGTGTGGACCGAGATGATCGTGTCCCTGGTCCGGGACGAGGACGGTCTGCCGCTCTACCAGGTCGCGCTGATCGAGGACGTGACCGACCGGCTGATGCTGCAGGAGCGGTTGCGGCACCAGGCCATGCACGACCCGCTGACCCGGTTGCCCAACCGCGCGCTGTTCCTGGAACGGCTCACCCGCGTGCTGCGCGACCACGGTCCCGAGGACCGGGTCGCGCTGTGCTACATGGACCTGGACGGCTTCAAGGTCATCAACGACAGCCTCGGCCACCACGTCGGCGACGACCTGCTGGTCGCCGTCGCCGACCGGCTCGCCGCCGTGGTGCACGGCGACGACCGGCTCGTCGCGCGGATGGGCGGCGACGAGTTCGTGATCCTGCTGCAGAGCTCGGCCGGCACCGACCAGGCCGTCGAGGTCGCCGACACGGTGCTGGACGCGCTCAACGAGCCGTTCCGCGTCGGCGGCCACGAGCTGTCGGTCGGTGCCAGCATCGGCATCGTCGAGCGGCCGGTGAGCGGGCAGACCGCCGCCGAGCTGATGCGCGACGCCGACGTCACGCTGTACTGGGCGAAGTCCGACGGCAAGGGCCGCTGGGCGCTGTTCGACCCGGAGCGCAACGCCACCGAGGTGGCCCAGTTCCACCTCTCGGCGAAGATGCCGGCCGCGCTGGAGCGCGGGGAGTTCTACGTCGACTACCAGCCGCTGGTGGGCCTGCGCGACGAGAACGTGGTCGGGGTGGAGGCCCTGGTCCGCTGGGCGCACCCGGAGCTGGGCCGGCTCGGCCCGGACCGGTTCATCGGGCTGGCCGAGGAGACCGGGCTGATCGTGTCCCTGGGCCGGTGGGTGCTGCGCGAGGCCTGCCGCCAGGCCAAGCACTGGCAGGACCAGTTCGGCTCCACCGCGCCGTTCGTCAGCGTCAACCTCGCGGTGCGGCAGTCGCGGGACCCGGACCTGGTCGGCGACGTCGCGGCGATCCTGGCCGAGACCGGGCTGGAACCGTCGCGGTTGCAGCTGGAGCTCACCGAGAGCGCGATCATGGGCACCGCCGACGAGCCGCTGGACGCGCTGCGCGCGCTGTCCCAGATGGGCGTGCGGATCGCCATCGACGACTTCGGCACCGGCTACTCGAACCTGGCCTACCTGCGCCACCTGCCGGTGCACGAGCTGAAGATCGCGGGCTCGTTCATGGAGGGCCTGCGCGACGCGGAGCGGGCGGACCCGGTCGACGCCCGCATCGTCGCGACCCTGGTGGACCTGGCGCACGCCCTCGGCCTGACGGTCACCGCCGAAGGCGTGGAGACCCTGGCCCAGGCCCGCCGGATGGCCGACATCGGCTGCGAGACCGGCCAGGGCTACCTCTTCGCCAAACCCGGCTCGCCCGAGGAGATCACCCAGTTCATCGCCGACCGCCTGGACTGA
- a CDS encoding glycoside hydrolase family 15 protein, protein MTGDQRHREPGPIEDYALLSDLRTAALVGKDGSIDWLCLPRFDAPSCFCRLLGTDRDGHWQIAPTAPVREVRRRYRDNSLVLETDFHTDDGVLRLVDCMRPHEAADHRAQPCLVRTVQGISGEVDVKLRWVVRFAYGESVPWVRRVRETGSATDEFILAIAGPHTAVLRGDVLPQRVEHERAHELVRAVRAGEQLSWTLQWCPDADDLPAPVDPVREVDEAERFWREWTTKICYRGPHAPAVNRSLATLKALTYAPTGGIVAAPTSSLPEAVPGDRNWDYRYCWLRDATLVLLALDDFGCSAEAAAWRDWLVRAVAGDPADLQIMYGVDGARHLVEWEAEWLPGYRGCVPVRFGNAAFRQLQLDVYGEVMDVLHLARERGLPDSAESWALQRGMLRHLEKVWRQPDRGLWEVRGPSRFFTHSRVMVWVAFDRAVRAAEEDGLPGPVQRWREIRDEVRAEVLEQAWNPELRAFTQYYGGRTLDAATLLIPSVGFLPGDDERVVGTVEAVQRELQHHRVLVDRYTTTDDHNEVDGLTGREGSFLACSFWLVDALASIGRRAEAEQLFGELVALANDVGLYAEEYDGETGRFAGNFPQAFSHLALVNSAAVLYGGLTRGQRSRRDGRPR, encoded by the coding sequence ATGACGGGCGATCAGCGGCACCGCGAGCCGGGGCCGATCGAGGACTACGCCCTGCTGTCCGACCTGCGCACCGCGGCCCTGGTCGGCAAGGACGGGTCGATCGACTGGCTCTGCCTGCCCCGCTTCGACGCGCCGTCGTGCTTCTGCCGGCTGCTCGGCACCGACCGCGACGGGCACTGGCAGATCGCGCCGACCGCCCCGGTCCGGGAGGTGCGCCGCCGGTACCGGGACAACTCGCTGGTGCTGGAGACCGACTTCCACACCGACGACGGCGTGCTGCGGCTGGTCGACTGCATGCGCCCGCACGAGGCCGCCGACCACCGCGCCCAGCCGTGCCTGGTGCGGACCGTGCAGGGGATCTCCGGCGAGGTCGACGTCAAGCTGCGCTGGGTGGTGCGGTTCGCCTACGGCGAGTCGGTGCCCTGGGTGCGCCGGGTGCGCGAGACCGGGTCGGCGACCGACGAGTTCATCCTGGCCATCGCCGGTCCGCACACCGCGGTGCTGCGCGGGGACGTCCTGCCGCAGCGCGTCGAGCACGAGCGGGCGCACGAGCTGGTCCGCGCGGTGCGGGCGGGCGAGCAACTGTCCTGGACCCTGCAGTGGTGCCCGGACGCGGACGACCTGCCCGCGCCCGTCGACCCGGTCCGGGAGGTCGACGAGGCCGAGCGGTTCTGGCGGGAGTGGACCACGAAGATCTGCTACCGCGGACCGCACGCGCCCGCGGTGAACCGCTCGCTGGCCACGCTCAAGGCGCTGACCTACGCGCCCACCGGCGGGATCGTCGCGGCGCCGACCAGCTCGCTGCCGGAAGCCGTGCCGGGCGACCGGAACTGGGACTACCGGTACTGCTGGCTGCGCGACGCCACCCTGGTGCTGCTGGCGCTGGACGACTTCGGCTGCTCCGCGGAGGCGGCGGCCTGGCGCGACTGGCTGGTGCGCGCGGTCGCCGGCGACCCGGCCGACCTGCAGATCATGTACGGCGTCGACGGCGCCCGGCACCTGGTGGAGTGGGAGGCCGAGTGGCTGCCGGGCTACCGCGGCTGCGTGCCGGTGCGGTTCGGCAACGCCGCCTTCCGGCAGCTCCAGCTCGACGTCTACGGCGAGGTCATGGACGTGCTGCACCTGGCCCGGGAGCGCGGGCTGCCGGACAGCGCGGAGAGCTGGGCGTTGCAGCGCGGCATGCTGCGCCACCTGGAGAAGGTCTGGCGGCAGCCGGACCGCGGCCTGTGGGAGGTGCGCGGCCCGAGCCGCTTCTTCACGCACTCCCGGGTCATGGTCTGGGTGGCCTTCGACCGGGCGGTGCGCGCCGCCGAGGAGGACGGGCTGCCCGGACCGGTGCAGCGCTGGCGGGAGATCCGCGACGAGGTGCGCGCGGAGGTCCTGGAGCAGGCGTGGAACCCGGAGCTGCGCGCGTTCACCCAGTACTACGGCGGGCGCACGCTGGACGCGGCGACGCTGCTGATCCCGTCGGTGGGCTTCCTGCCCGGCGACGACGAGCGCGTGGTGGGCACGGTCGAGGCCGTGCAGCGGGAGCTGCAGCACCACCGGGTGCTGGTCGACCGGTACACGACCACCGATGACCACAACGAGGTGGACGGCCTGACCGGCCGGGAGGGCTCGTTCCTGGCCTGCTCGTTCTGGCTGGTCGACGCGCTGGCCTCCATCGGGCGCCGCGCGGAGGCCGAGCAGCTGTTCGGCGAGCTGGTGGCGCTGGCCAACGACGTGGGCCTGTACGCGGAGGAGTACGACGGCGAGACCGGTCGCTTCGCGGGCAACTTCCCGCAGGCCTTCAGCCACCTGGCGCTGGTCAACTCGGCGGCGGTGCTCTACGGCGGCCTCACCCGCGGCCAGCGCAGCCGCCGCGACGGCCGGCCCCGCTGA
- a CDS encoding type VII secretion system-associated protein codes for MSEATPPTPPITDEMRAHARENPNSWLYITDPGYGTDGGEVPPEGIVGAFRIDANGEIDEEFQHNDRYQPSKMVTERPEPTNELERVLVEIAEGRLDDSALPAAVLDAELLLYAPSEDDRMLYAAEMSDGSQLLPACTSAGRVPEDWPGFRRVPGSALPELLDGLALGLNLHEAVQAVIPHSVLVQAAADRS; via the coding sequence ATGTCCGAAGCGACCCCGCCCACCCCGCCGATCACCGACGAGATGCGGGCGCACGCCCGAGAGAACCCCAACAGCTGGCTCTACATCACCGACCCCGGCTACGGCACCGACGGCGGCGAGGTCCCGCCGGAAGGCATCGTGGGCGCCTTCCGGATCGACGCCAACGGCGAGATCGACGAGGAGTTCCAGCACAACGACCGCTACCAGCCGTCCAAGATGGTCACCGAGCGGCCCGAGCCGACCAACGAGCTGGAGCGGGTGCTGGTCGAGATCGCCGAGGGGCGCCTGGACGATTCCGCGCTGCCCGCAGCGGTCCTCGACGCCGAGCTGCTGCTCTACGCGCCGAGCGAGGACGACCGCATGCTCTACGCCGCCGAGATGTCCGACGGCAGCCAGCTCCTCCCGGCGTGCACCTCGGCCGGCCGGGTCCCCGAGGACTGGCCGGGTTTCCGCCGCGTGCCGGGCAGCGCGCTGCCGGAGCTGCTGGACGGGCTCGCGCTCGGGCTCAACCTGCACGAGGCGGTCCAGGCGGTGATCCCGCACAGCGTCCTGGTGCAGGCCGCGGCCGACCGGTCCTGA
- a CDS encoding PRC-barrel domain-containing protein: protein MIGQREALRMFGCEVFDPDGHRIGIVGQLFIEDETEQPAWVTVQTGLFGTNESFVPLEGAAFDGDTLTVAVGKDAVRLAPRVCLDQGDLPPAQERALYLHYGMSYGVAPDGSAEEYVEAVRLRLRRWVAAT, encoded by the coding sequence ATGATCGGTCAGCGGGAAGCGTTGCGGATGTTCGGCTGCGAGGTGTTCGACCCGGACGGTCATCGGATCGGCATCGTCGGCCAGCTGTTCATCGAGGACGAGACCGAGCAGCCCGCCTGGGTCACCGTCCAAACCGGACTCTTCGGGACCAACGAGAGCTTCGTGCCGCTGGAGGGCGCGGCCTTCGACGGCGACACGCTCACCGTCGCGGTCGGCAAGGACGCGGTCCGGCTGGCACCCCGGGTCTGCCTGGACCAGGGCGACCTGCCCCCGGCGCAGGAGCGCGCCCTGTACCTGCACTACGGCATGAGCTACGGGGTGGCCCCCGACGGCTCGGCCGAGGAGTACGTGGAGGCGGTCCGCCTCCGGCTGCGGCGCTGGGTCGCCGCGACCTGA